A region of Pempheris klunzingeri isolate RE-2024b chromosome 15, fPemKlu1.hap1, whole genome shotgun sequence DNA encodes the following proteins:
- the nol7 gene encoding U3 small nucleolar RNA-associated protein NOL7, translating into MATKQRGGTAPSEKAANIDKQAEMFSLVLTSSDDEAPEEVTFEDSKAEALRSVKQALDTARREKELLKEKRRKRQELFQEQKKRKLLPADVLEEIASAPSKKQKQSEDEAEEKQQEDEEEKEGDDKRRKRKKKKKGKLPHSRTLKGTYMVQTLKEQTQASIQQQRAEDFIQSRLYGPGSCRTTSNELLSLQNKRGRNQSAAVQFVKKDWACKEKAKAEKLKKRWIHKQQLPSC; encoded by the exons ATGGCGACGAAACAACGTGGGGGAACAGCTCCGTCGGAAAAGGCAGCGAATATCGACAAACAGGCCGAAATGTTCAGTTTAGTGCTCACGTCCAGTGACGATGAGGCGCCCGAGGAGGTGACCTTCGAAGACTCAAAGGCGGAAGCTCTGCGGAGCGTGAAACAGGCTCTGGACACGGCCAGAAG ggagaaggagctgctgaaagagaagaggaggaagagacaggaGTTATTCCAGGAGCAGAAG aaaagaaaactccTACCGGCCGACGTGTTGGAGGAAATCGCCTCCGCTCCCTCAAA GAAGCAGAAACAATCAGAGGACGAAG CtgaagagaagcagcaggaggatgaagaggaaaaggagggagacgacaagagaaggaagaggaaaaagaagaagaaaggaaaactGCCACATTCCCGAAC CCTGAAGGGAACCTACATGGTGCAGACGCTGAAGGAACAAACGCAGGCGTCCATCCAGCAGCAGAGGGCCGAGGATTTCATCCAGTCCAGACTGTACGGACCAGGAAGCTGCAGGACCACAA GTAACGAACTGCTGTCGCTCCAGAACAAGAGGGGGAGAAACCAAAGTGCAGCCGTGCAGTTTGTCAAGAAAGACTGGG CCTGTAAAGAGAAGGCCAAAGCAGAGAAGCTGAAGAAGAGGTGGATCCACAAGCAGCAGCTTCCCTCCTGCTGA